A single window of Bradyrhizobium daqingense DNA harbors:
- a CDS encoding flavin reductase family protein: MGRSDIHLVTDSNEIEHQFRAVMRRLAGGVSIITAGRDDDITGMTVTSLTSLSASPPRVLVSLNRQASSFALIERFGTFGVNILGSDQQDLADRFSNSLLKGPQRFQGIPWSAGISGVPLLGNSLATVECRVEEIIERYSHGIIVGSLLSFELSPQLSGLVYWNGQYIEIKHDFDLDLLAEISIPLAHVR; encoded by the coding sequence ATGGGAAGGTCGGACATCCATCTCGTCACTGACAGCAATGAGATCGAGCACCAGTTCCGCGCCGTGATGCGCCGGCTTGCCGGTGGCGTCAGTATCATCACGGCCGGCCGCGACGACGACATCACGGGCATGACGGTCACGTCGCTGACCTCACTCAGCGCGAGCCCGCCGCGCGTGCTGGTCAGCCTCAATCGGCAGGCCTCGTCATTCGCACTGATCGAGCGCTTCGGCACGTTCGGCGTGAACATTCTCGGCTCCGACCAGCAGGATCTGGCAGACCGATTCAGCAACAGTCTCCTCAAGGGACCACAGCGCTTCCAAGGCATTCCCTGGTCCGCCGGGATCTCGGGCGTGCCACTGCTTGGAAACTCGCTCGCGACCGTCGAATGCCGGGTCGAGGAGATCATCGAGCGCTATTCTCACGGAATCATCGTCGGAAGCCTTTTGAGCTTCGAGCTGTCGCCCCAGCTCTCCGGCCTGGTGTACTGGAACGGCCAATACATCGAGATCAAGCATGACTTCGACCTCGATCTGCTGGCCGAGATCAGCATTCCGCTGGCGCATGTCAGGTGA